The DNA sequence CATTCCGCTTCATCCTGGCGCCGGAAGCCGGCTTCATGGCCGTCGTCAACCAGGTCTGGCCCGGCTTCTGGGATCCCGGCCTGGACGGCGCCGACGCCATGGCTTCGATCATCATCGCCTTTTCCTGGAAGTATGTCGGCTACAACTTCATCTTCTTCCTCGCCGCGTTCCAGGCGATCCCGCGTTCCCTGATCGAAGCCGCCGCGATGGACGGCTCTGGTGTCATGAGGCGCTTCTGGGACATCCAGTTTCCGCTGATCACCCCGACCATCTTCTTCCTGCTTGTCATCAACATCACGGAAAGCTTCCAGGATTCCTTCGGCATCGTCGACATCATGACGTCCGGTGGGCCGGCGAATGCCACCAATCTGATGGTCTACAAGATCTACTCCGACGGCTTCAAAGGCCTCGATTACTCCGGTGCCGCCGCGCAGAGCATCATCCTGATGCTGCTCATCATCGTGCTGACCATTTTCCAGTTCCGCTTCATCGAGCGGCGCGTCCATTACAGGTGAGACTGATATGGTCGAGCGCACCCCGTTCCTCAATTTTTTCACGCACCTGATCTTGTTCGTCGGCTTCGTTTTCTGTGTGGCGCCGTTCGCCATCGTGGCGATCGCGGCCTCGCATAATCTCAGGGATGTCAACGACGTGCCGATGTCGCTGCTGCCGGGTAGCGATTTCTGGATCAACATCAAGACCGCCTGGGTGACGGCCGACCTTGGTCCCAAGCTGCTGAACAGCTTCATCGTTGCGACCGGCGTTGCCGCAGGCAAAGTGATCGTCTCGGCGCTGACCGCCTTCGCGATCGTCTATTTCCGATTTCCCGGACGCACGCTGATCTTCTGGCTGATCTTCATCACTCTGATGCTGCCGCTTGAAGTGCGCATCGTGCCGACCTACGCGGTGGTCGCCAACGTGCTCGAGCCGTATCAGGCTATCCTGGACGTGACCGGCCTGAGCTGGCTGATCGAAACGGTTTCGGGCGTGCAGGTCCACCTCAGCGTTGGGCTGCTCAACTCCTATCCCGGCCTAATTCTGCCGCTGGTCGCCACGGCGACCGGGACGTTCCTTTATCGCCAATTCTTCCTGACCGTGCCGGACGAATTGACGGAGGCCGCACGCATGGATGGCGCCGGGCCACTGCGCTTCTTCATCGATATCCTGTTGCCGCTGTCGCGCAACAACATGGCGGCGCTCGGGACCATCATGTTCCTGTGGGCATGGAACCAGTATCTATGGCCGCTGCTCATCACCACCGACCAGTCGCATGCGATGGCGGTGACCGAGCTCAAGCAGCTCATCCCCAACGTCGGCGGCACTCCGGAGTGGCATATCGCCATGGCCGGCACTCTCATCATTATGCTGCCGCCGATGATCGTCGTGGTGCTGATGCAGCGCTGGTTCGTGCGCGGCCTGATCGCCACCGAGAAGTAACAAGGAGACAAAAAATGGCCTCCATCGCAATACGCGGCGTCAAGAAGAACTATGCCAAGACGCAGGTCGTGCACGGCGTGGATCTCGACTTTGCCTCGGGCGAATTCGTCGTCATTCTCGGGCCGTCCGGCTGCGGCAAGTCCACGCTGCTCAGGATGATCGCGGGGCTGGAAGAAATTTCCGACGGCACGATCGCCATAGACGGCACGGTGGTCAACAAACTCGAGCCACGCGAGCGCGGCTGCGCCATGGTGTTCCAGAATTACGCGCTTTATCCGCATATGAGCGTGGCCCAGAACATCGGCTATTCGCTGAAAGTCGCCGGTGTTCCCTCGGCCGAGCGCAACCAGCGCATCCAGGCGGTGGCCCGCACACTGGAACTCGAGCAACTGCTCGACCGCAAGCCGATGGCGCTTTCGGGTGGCCAGAGGCAACGCGTCGCCATGGGCCGCGCCATGATCCGCGAGCCGAAGGTGTTCCTGTTCGACGAGCCTCTGTCCAATCTCGACGCCAAGCTGCGCGTGCAGATGCGTTCGGAGATCCGCAAGCTGCATCGCCGGCTGAATGCCACCTCCGTCTTCGTCACCCACGACCAGGTAGAGGCCATGACATTGGCCGACCGACTGGTGGTGATGAATGGGGGACGGGTCGAACAGGTCGGCACGCCAGGTGAAATCTACACCCGCCCGGCCAGCCGCTTCGTCGCCACCTTCGTCGGCGCGCCGGCCATGAACATCCTCGAAGGCACCGCCGAACTCGACGGATTGTCGCTGCTCGGCGGCAGCCGGCGCCTGGCGATGGCTCGCGCCGGCCTGCCGGTCGGCACGAAAGTGGCGATGGGCATCCGGCCGGAGGCGGTGCGGCTGGTGGCGCCGGGAACGCCGGGCGCGCTCGATGCGACTGTCGACCTAGTCGAGGAATTGGGCGCGGGGCGGGTGATCTATGTCGACCTCGACGGCGCGCCGTTTTCGGTGATGACCTCGGAGCCCGTTCACCCCGAGCCCGGCAGCACCGTCGGCCTGAAGATCTCGCCTGACGACATGCACTTCTTCTCGTCGGAGACAGGCACCCGTCTCGATGTCTTCAAGGCTTCGGTGCCAGAGCCAGCGCTTTGATTTCCAGCACGCGCGCCGCCAAAGAGACGTACATGAAAATCATCCAGGTCACCGACGTGCATCTCGGTCGGCAAGGTGAGCGCCGCTATGGGGCCGACCTGCACCAGCGGCTGGACCAGTGCATCGCGCACATCAATGCGCATCACGCCGACGCCGCGCTTTGCGTCTTCACCGGCGACCTGACGGAGACCGGTGCGCCGCGGAGCTATGCCGATCTGCGCGCTGCCCTGACCACGCTGTCGGTGCCGTACAGGCTGCTGCCGGGCAACCATGACCGGCGGGCAAATCTCATCGCCGCGTTTCCCGACGTTCCGGTCGACGAAAACGGCTTCGTGCAGTCGGTCCACGATACCGGCAACGAAGTGCTGTTGTTTCTCGACTGCCTGGCGGAAGGGCGCATCGAGGGCGAACTGTGCGAGAGGCGGCTTGCCTGGCTCGAAGCCCGGCTGGA is a window from the Mesorhizobium australicum WSM2073 genome containing:
- a CDS encoding carbohydrate ABC transporter permease: MEKRVTFGSWTIGILFAVPQLLLIFTFFYWPAGQAVYWSLTLQQPWGGGNIWVGLDNFRSILANADYWNSITASLVFAGISTGLAMFVALVLAALTDRQLAGSWLYRVVLIWPYGIAAPALALAFRFILAPEAGFMAVVNQVWPGFWDPGLDGADAMASIIIAFSWKYVGYNFIFFLAAFQAIPRSLIEAAAMDGSGVMRRFWDIQFPLITPTIFFLLVINITESFQDSFGIVDIMTSGGPANATNLMVYKIYSDGFKGLDYSGAAAQSIILMLLIIVLTIFQFRFIERRVHYR
- a CDS encoding ABC transporter permease subunit; the protein is MVERTPFLNFFTHLILFVGFVFCVAPFAIVAIAASHNLRDVNDVPMSLLPGSDFWINIKTAWVTADLGPKLLNSFIVATGVAAGKVIVSALTAFAIVYFRFPGRTLIFWLIFITLMLPLEVRIVPTYAVVANVLEPYQAILDVTGLSWLIETVSGVQVHLSVGLLNSYPGLILPLVATATGTFLYRQFFLTVPDELTEAARMDGAGPLRFFIDILLPLSRNNMAALGTIMFLWAWNQYLWPLLITTDQSHAMAVTELKQLIPNVGGTPEWHIAMAGTLIIMLPPMIVVVLMQRWFVRGLIATEK
- a CDS encoding phosphodiesterase, which gives rise to MKIIQVTDVHLGRQGERRYGADLHQRLDQCIAHINAHHADAALCVFTGDLTETGAPRSYADLRAALTTLSVPYRLLPGNHDRRANLIAAFPDVPVDENGFVQSVHDTGNEVLLFLDCLAEGRIEGELCERRLAWLEARLERSGGRPAYVFLHHPPVALGLPQLDPLALQQPERLLDLLRGHGNVRHIFFGHVHRDIAGTVAGIPFSAQRGLHARFELALERSSEIVEQAPPSYAVILIDSANACVVVHGCDFIEQWPIYSAETGERITA
- a CDS encoding sn-glycerol-3-phosphate import ATP-binding protein UgpC, whose product is MASIAIRGVKKNYAKTQVVHGVDLDFASGEFVVILGPSGCGKSTLLRMIAGLEEISDGTIAIDGTVVNKLEPRERGCAMVFQNYALYPHMSVAQNIGYSLKVAGVPSAERNQRIQAVARTLELEQLLDRKPMALSGGQRQRVAMGRAMIREPKVFLFDEPLSNLDAKLRVQMRSEIRKLHRRLNATSVFVTHDQVEAMTLADRLVVMNGGRVEQVGTPGEIYTRPASRFVATFVGAPAMNILEGTAELDGLSLLGGSRRLAMARAGLPVGTKVAMGIRPEAVRLVAPGTPGALDATVDLVEELGAGRVIYVDLDGAPFSVMTSEPVHPEPGSTVGLKISPDDMHFFSSETGTRLDVFKASVPEPAL